In Spirochaeta thermophila DSM 6578, the DNA window GAACCGGCCGACGAGCTCCTCGAGGTGGTGGATGCGGCCAACGTGGACCTCAAGAGCTTCAACGACGAGTTCTATCGCAAGGAGATCAAAGGGAGCCTCGAGCCGGTCCTCGCCTTCATCGAAAAGGCTGCGAAAAAGATCCACGTGGAGGTGACCACCCTCCTCATCCCGGGCAAGAACGAGAGCGAGGAGGAAGTGCGGAGCATCGCCCGCCGGCTCGCCGGCATACGCAAGGACATCCCCCTCCACCTCTCCGCCTATTTCCCCCGCTACAAGTACACCATCCCTCCCACACCCCGGGCGACCGTATATCGGGCAGTGGAGATCGCAAAGGAGTACCTCGACTACGTGCACGCAGGGAATGTGTAGCTCAGCTCAATCGCGAGTGATCGGTGTGCCTCCGTTCGCCGGAATCCTCACCTCGATCTCCATATCTCTACGTCGTATCCATACCCTCCAGCCTGGTGTGATGACTTGAGCATAGAATACTCCCTCCCGTGGCCACCCCATGCTCGCATCCGGCCACCACACCTCTTCCATGCGTACCACCTCGCCCTCTCCCCACCGCTCTCCAGCCCAGGCTTCAACCCAACGTGCACGCCTCGCTGCCTCGGCCCATGTCCCCACGATCCGGCTCGCTCCCTCGAGCCATCCCGGTACACCCGGCCCCCACCACCACCTCCCCTCCTCTCCTTGGCGTACCAACCGTAGTTCCCAGCCATCAGGCACCGCCTCACCCCACTCATTACCCCTCACCCTTTCCCACACCCCTTCCAGCTCCTCCCACGCCTCAGCTGCCATTCTGACTTGCACCCACCCCGCCCCCGCACTCACTACATAGCCGGTCCCTTCAGCATCAAGCACCACCACATCCCTGAATCCCGCAATCCCCCCGCTCCGCCACACCACCCATTCCACCTCCTGGGGCCAGATCGCCTCCCATCCCACCACGTCGAGCACTATCCCCCCAGCCACCTCATACACCTGCACTCGATAGCGCCCCCACTCCCCCATCTCCCGGATCCCCACCGCCGGTACCACCCCACCCGGCCCCATAAGCACCCCTTTCAGTCCTCCATACGCCACCCACACCCCCTCACATACCACCTCTTTACCCGCCAAGGCACTCCCATGAGCGAGAATCTCACCCACTGAGAGCACCTCTTCCCCCATGAGAACACCCGCGACCAGGCACAACACCCACGCGCGTTTCATATCCACCCCCTTCTCATCGTAACCCAGGTTACAGTCTTTTTCCACACCATAACGAGGTAGTGTAGCCATGAGGTACCCGGCGTGGGTATACTGGTAGTGACACCAGTCGTGAAAGGAGTGTGCCATGGCCAAGCGAGTGGTCATCGACCGCGATGAGTGCATAGGGTGCGGCAGCTGCGCCGACGCGTGTCCCGATGTCTTCGAGATGGACGACGAGGGCAAGGCCCGTGTCATCCTCCCCGAAGGCGGCGACGAATCCTGCATAGACGAGGCCATCTCCATCTGCCCGGTGGAGTGCATCCGCTGGGAGGAGTAGCCGGGGACTGTAACATCGAGTGTTGAAAAAGGCGGGGAAAAAAGATAAGGGGTATCTCCCACCACACTAATCTTTTTGGTGATTACCATTTTTGAGCCACCTGTGGTATAATACCGAAGAGAGAGGTGGCACGGATATGGACGTCGTAAGTCTTTCAACACTTGCAAGCGATAGAGAGAAAACGGTCTCCTATCTGAGAGAGAAAGGTCTCCTCGTCACGTACACCCGGTGTCCCTTCTGTGGAAGTGAGCATATAGGCGAGGTGAGACGAGAGAAGTACAAGTGCTACCAGTGCAGGAAAGAGTGGAGCATACGACGAGGGAGCATCTTCGAGGGGATGAAGCTCTCCTGGGAGAAGATCCTGTGGGCAATGAAGCTCTTTGAGATGGAAGTTACCGCCCACAAGGCGGCTTTGCAGTTACGGCTCTCCTATGAGGTGACGCTGAGGCTCTACACATTGTTTCGGAAGGCGATATGGGTCCACACCCAGAAGGAGGGGAAGAGCCTGCTCGAAGGTGAAGTAGAGATGGACGAAAGTTATTTTGGAGGAAAGAGAAAGGGGAAGAGGGGGAGAGGGGCGGCAGGGAAGATTCCTGTGTTTGGGATTCTTGAGCGAGGGGGAAAAGTGCAGGTGGAAGTGGTGGAGCAGGTAAGTGCGGAGGAGCTTGTACGACTGGCAGTGGCCAAAGTGAAGCGGGGGTCGCTTGTGTATACCGACCGGTTCAAGAGCTATGATGGGCTTGTGAGCTATGGATTCAGGCACAAGCGGATTGATCACGGGAAGCGATTTGCGAATGGGAAAGTGTACATCAATGGGATAGAGGGGTTTTGGAGTTATGCGAAAGGGCGGCTGCTCCAGCATCACGGGGTGAGTGTAGAACGTTTTCCGCTCTACTTGAAAGAATTGGAGTGGCGGTATAATCATAGGGAGGAGGATCTATTCGAGCTTCTGCTGGAGGTACTTAGAGAGTACTCCCGGGTGGCAAATAATGGATAATCACCATCTTTTTTTCAAGGAGGAGATACCCCCTGAAGCGCGGCAAGACACGCGCATTGACTGAAACACAGTATACCCTCTCTGATCTGATGAAACAAGTGGAAGACCAGCTACGGGAGGAGGTGCGCCACACCTACAAGACGTACCTAGAACACCTCCTTGAGACGCTGAGAGAGGAGGCAGTGGGACGACCACGATATGCACGAGGAGAGCCTGAGAAAGGGCAGTACTACCGGTAGGGCTACAGGAAATGGAAGACCGTGCAGACCCCCTGGGGGCCGATCGAGGATGTACGCGTGCCCCGCATCCGCACCGGCGGGGGGAAGGAGGTGAAGCTGGTCGCCTACGAGCAGAGGCCCGTGGCCCTCGCCGAGCAGCTCCTTCTCGGGTATGTGGGAGGGATGAGCGCGCGGAGATATGCCATCCTGTTACGGGAGCTGGGGATAGGCGAGGCTCACCCGCAGACACTCCTGCGGCTCATAAAGCGTCTTCGTGAGGAGAAGGAGCAGTGGCGGAGGAGGTCCCTTAGAGGAGTGAAGGCCCTTGTGCTGGATGGAGTGTGGGCAAAGAGGCGTGGGAGGGGTCAGAAGAAGCTGGTTGTCCTGAGTGCCGTGGGGGTGAAGGAGGACGGATCTCATGAGCTCCTCGACTGGGTCGTTGCGGAGCAGGAGGACCAGGCGAGCTACGAGCGACTCCTTACCAGGCTCTATGAGCGAGGGCTTCATGAGGTGGAGCTGGTGGTGGCCGATGAGGCTGAGGGGATCCGGCAGGCCGTGGAGACGGTGTATCCTGAGGCGAAGAAGCAGGTGTGTCTGTGGCACCTGCAGGGTACGCTTGAGCAGAAGCTCCTGCAGGACATGGGGGAACGGAAGGGGAAGAACGCAGACCTCCAGAAGGAGAGGCGAGCTTTTCGAGCGGAGTACTGGAAGCTCTTTGAGGCAGGAGGGAAGGAGGACGCAGCACGTGCGTTGGAGGCATTCGTGAAGAAGTGGGCGGCGAAGCCTCCCCGGATGACGGCCTCCCTCCTGTGGCGGAAGGACCGGCTTTTCTCCTATCTGGAGTTACCCTATGAGTGGAAGGAGAAGGTGAGGACGAGCAACCTTGCGGAGAACATGTTTCGGCACATGAGAAGCTTTCTGCGGAGGTATCCTGGGTATATGAGTCGTGCCCATGCGGATGAGGTGGTAGGCCTCTACGTGGTGGGCATGCAGGTGATACAAGAGGTGGGGAGACGCACCCCTACGGGCTCCAACTCAATTTCAACACTCCTCCTTGACAGTGCCGAGTAGCCGGAAACTCTTGACAAAGCCCCGGCGGTCGGGATATAGTCACGTCACCCGAAGGACATTCCGGCGTAGCTCAGTCGGTAGAGCGGGTGGCTGTTAACCACTAGGTCGCAGGTTCGAGTCCTGCCGCCGGAGCGAGAACCCACCGTTAAGGTGGGTTTTTTCGTGCCCATGTGATGCAATTTCCCCTTTCCTTTCTATTTTCTATACCCTATACGACGATGCTCACCTTTGGGGCCTATGACATTGAGTGAGGCAGAGAAGGCCCTTGAGGGGTTCTGGAACGAGTGGGGAGCCCCTGTGCCGCGGATGCACGCTGTGCTTCTGTGGCGGAAGGAGCGACTGTTCTCCTATCTGGAGCTTCTCTATGCGTGGAAAAGGTAAGGGACAGACAAGTACCCTCGCGGAGAACCTTCTTCAACACATGAGGAGCTTTCTGCGGCGGTATCCTGGGTATACGAATGGCGCCCATGCGCATGAGGTGGTAGGCCTCTATGTGGTGGGCATGCAGGTGATACAAAAGGTGGGGAGACGTATCTCTTATCAACTCCAGTTCAATTTCAACACTCCTCCTTGACAGTTCCCTCCTTGACAGTGCCCTTGACTCCCGTACTCCTCTTCAGTTATAATAATCTTTGTACTTTGTATACTCATACTCACATCGAGCGGAAGGGTATTCACAAAAAGGAGGGGTGATGGCGTCCGGAAGTGGACGAGGGGCCGCGGATGATGCCATGCCTTGATCTCAGTGATATTCAACAGTGCGGAAGGATTTGAACGCCAAACCGATAGGGTGTTTTCGCGGTTTCTGTCGATGACAAAAGCGTTGGCTAGTGAGGTCAAGGCACAGCTCTACATCGCCTTGGACCAAGGCTACATCGATCAGAACCGGTTTAACAATCTTTACGAACGATGCG includes these proteins:
- a CDS encoding ferredoxin, coding for MAKRVVIDRDECIGCGSCADACPDVFEMDDEGKARVILPEGGDESCIDEAISICPVECIRWEE
- a CDS encoding IS1595 family transposase — protein: MDVVSLSTLASDREKTVSYLREKGLLVTYTRCPFCGSEHIGEVRREKYKCYQCRKEWSIRRGSIFEGMKLSWEKILWAMKLFEMEVTAHKAALQLRLSYEVTLRLYTLFRKAIWVHTQKEGKSLLEGEVEMDESYFGGKRKGKRGRGAAGKIPVFGILERGGKVQVEVVEQVSAEELVRLAVAKVKRGSLVYTDRFKSYDGLVSYGFRHKRIDHGKRFANGKVYINGIEGFWSYAKGRLLQHHGVSVERFPLYLKELEWRYNHREEDLFELLLEVLREYSRVANNG
- a CDS encoding four helix bundle protein, whose translation is MIFNSAEGFERQTDRVFSRFLSMTKALASEVKAQLYIALDQGYIDQNRFNNLYERCDKVSRYLGSFIRYLRQNEAQRMTRAPETRANDTQRTTRDPETQP